One Engraulis encrasicolus isolate BLACKSEA-1 chromosome 4, IST_EnEncr_1.0, whole genome shotgun sequence genomic window, CAAGGTGTAGCCTAGTCTGGGAAAACGGGGTAGTGTGTTTGGAGGTTTGCTGTGTTCGCTCCGGTCTTTAGGCGGCCcgagtgcatgagtgagtgagtgggcctgAGGTGGGGATGTGATGACTCGACAGATGCTATGTAGAATGTGCTGCCTCACTTCACCAGTGCGCCCAGGAGCTGATCGACTCAGGCCTGCctgacttgcctgcctgcctgcctgcctggggggccggtacacacacactcttggtagATGCCTTCCATACTTGCCCTTTTGAGTGATTTATctttatctcttgctctctcgtttctctctctctctctctctctctctctctctccctcgctccctctctctctctctctccctctctcagcatGGGAGGCAAGCTCAGCAGGAGGAAGAGTGAGCCTGCTGCAGGGGAGGTGGCGGCAGCGGTGGCCGAGCAGGTGGCCGacgcagcagcagccgccgcagCTCCGGCCGAGGGTGCCGCCGCTGAGAGCCCCAAGGCGGAGGGAGACgccggggctgcagaggaggcCCCCGCCTCGGCGGGCGGGCCCCTAGCGGGCGTGCTGGACGCCGTGGCGGAGCAGGTGAGCGCCGTGACCGAGAAGCTGCCGGAGCCCATACAAGCCCCCGTGAACGAGGCGGTGCAGTCCGCCCAGGACAGCGCCGCCGGCATGGTGGATTCCATGATGGCCGCCCTCAGCCTCAAGGAGGAGGCCAAGAAGGAGGAGCCGGCAGCGCCAGAGCCCGCACCCGAACCCGTCGCCATTCCAGAACCCGTCGCCGTTCCAGAGCCCACGCCTGAACCCGCCGTCATTCCAGAACCAGAGCCCGAGCCCGAGCCAGAGCCCGTGTCGCAACCCGAGCCCGAGCCAGAACCAGAGCCTGCTGCTGCCCCTGAGCCCGAGCCGGAACCGGTCCGCGAGCCCAGCCCAGAACCAGAACCACTAGTGGCCGTGAGCGAGGAGC contains:
- the LOC134447559 gene encoding protein TsetseEP-like; the protein is MGGKLSRRKSEPAAGEVAAAVAEQVADAAAAAAAPAEGAAAESPKAEGDAGAAEEAPASAGGPLAGVLDAVAEQVSAVTEKLPEPIQAPVNEAVQSAQDSAAGMVDSMMAALSLKEEAKKEEPAAPEPAPEPVAIPEPVAVPEPTPEPAVIPEPEPEPEPEPVSQPEPEPEPEPAAAPEPEPEPVREPSPEPEPLVAVSEEPAPPPPAAEEPSPEPAASSLLDDLMSAVPEPVLAAVDDLVPPPPAEEEEEEPEAPAPLVDGLSDVLEQCGVESSGLDGLQFSGLKVDLSPGGGDDNGPLVPDELAGMADQALTSATGVVNDLI